In one window of Agromyces badenianii DNA:
- a CDS encoding YceI family protein, with protein MQKRTKIITVSIIAGALVLGATAAIAGPIVYRDLIVGEADAAPSVTTTPQGSSGTGEAASDLSGDWAVVDGSFAGYRVDEVLNGTDVTVTGHTEDVTGTLTVDGLTLTSASIEVDVASIATDSGNRDEYFRSSALRTDEFPTAAFVLTEPITVGSAPTVGKVQTVQATGDLTLAGVTRSVTVDLEAVLNGADGQVAGSIPIIFADFGVEAPNLGFVSVEPTGFVEFSLVLARA; from the coding sequence ATGCAGAAGCGCACGAAGATCATCACCGTCTCGATCATCGCCGGAGCGCTCGTGCTCGGCGCCACCGCCGCCATCGCCGGGCCCATCGTCTACCGCGACCTGATCGTCGGGGAGGCCGACGCGGCGCCCTCGGTGACGACGACCCCGCAGGGCTCGAGCGGCACGGGTGAGGCGGCATCCGATCTCAGCGGCGACTGGGCCGTCGTCGACGGCTCGTTCGCCGGCTACCGGGTCGACGAGGTGCTGAACGGCACCGACGTGACGGTCACGGGTCACACCGAAGACGTCACGGGCACCCTCACGGTCGACGGGCTGACGCTCACGAGCGCGTCGATCGAGGTCGACGTCGCATCCATCGCGACCGACTCGGGCAACCGCGACGAGTACTTCCGCTCGAGCGCCTTGCGCACCGACGAGTTCCCGACCGCCGCCTTCGTGCTCACCGAGCCGATCACGGTCGGGTCGGCGCCGACGGTCGGCAAGGTGCAGACCGTGCAGGCGACGGGCGACCTCACGCTCGCGGGCGTCACCCGCAGTGTCACCGTCGACCTCGAGGCCGTGCTGAACGGTGCCGACGGCCAGGTCGCCGGCAGCATCCCGATCATCTTCGCCGACTTCGGCGTCGAGGCGCCGAACCTCGGCTTCGTCTCGGTCGAGCCCACCGGCTTCGTCGAGTTCTCGCTCGTGCTTGCACGCGCCTGA
- a CDS encoding carboxylesterase/lipase family protein: protein MLLGNAVRTGDGLVVETETGAVRGVRRGGVLSWRGIPYAASTGGAFRFRAPRPALAWDGVRDASEFGPVAPQKRSGQFVGAAPHLARSEDCLSLNVIAPDWPVAPEGAGTGLPVMVFIHGGAYSVGSSGEYPRQGERLVRQHGVVYVSLNYRLGALGWLDFRAYSRPHRPIEANLGLRDQVAALEWVRRNIRAFGGDPDRVTLFGESAGANSVTTLLTVPAAEGLFTRAISQSSPANAVYLPEIAARWAREYVQLLSRVVDDDDLESESVEDAAAMLCSADPKLLAEATTALTIRTPDENPGTISLAPVIDGEFLPHRPLDAFRDGLAHRVPLIIGTNDREGSLFEGRIDILPTTKPRIRAIFANTRKRARKVIKRQYPGLPERRPAADFAGDFTFWFPTVKVAERHSRYAPVYAYRFDAAPRTARMLGLDATHGLELFALFEKFDTPVGVGLTILGGRRMFRSVGRRMQRHWVLFAASGAPGPEWPRYDDGGRRTLLFDRVDRVVADPRREKRLAWQEFVPHV from the coding sequence ATGCTGCTCGGGAACGCGGTGCGAACCGGCGACGGCCTGGTGGTCGAGACCGAGACGGGTGCTGTGCGCGGGGTGCGCCGTGGCGGCGTGCTGAGCTGGCGGGGCATCCCGTATGCGGCCTCGACGGGCGGAGCGTTCCGCTTCCGTGCGCCGCGGCCCGCCCTCGCGTGGGACGGCGTGCGCGACGCGAGCGAGTTCGGACCGGTCGCGCCGCAGAAGCGGAGCGGCCAGTTCGTCGGGGCGGCACCCCACCTGGCTCGCAGCGAGGACTGCCTCAGCCTGAACGTGATCGCGCCCGACTGGCCGGTGGCGCCCGAGGGGGCGGGCACGGGTCTGCCCGTCATGGTGTTCATCCACGGCGGGGCGTACAGCGTCGGCTCGTCGGGGGAGTACCCGCGCCAGGGCGAGCGGCTCGTGCGGCAGCACGGCGTCGTCTACGTGAGCCTGAACTACCGGCTCGGCGCGCTCGGCTGGCTCGATTTCCGGGCCTATTCGAGGCCGCATCGCCCGATCGAGGCGAACCTCGGACTCCGCGACCAGGTCGCGGCGCTCGAGTGGGTGCGCCGCAACATCCGCGCCTTCGGCGGCGATCCCGACCGGGTGACGCTCTTCGGCGAATCCGCCGGCGCGAACTCGGTGACGACCCTGCTGACCGTGCCTGCGGCCGAGGGTCTCTTCACTCGCGCGATCTCGCAGAGCTCACCGGCCAACGCGGTCTACCTGCCCGAGATCGCCGCACGCTGGGCGCGCGAGTACGTGCAGCTGCTCAGCCGCGTGGTCGACGACGACGACCTCGAGAGCGAGTCGGTCGAGGATGCCGCGGCGATGCTCTGCTCCGCCGACCCCAAGTTGCTCGCCGAGGCGACGACGGCGCTCACGATCCGCACTCCCGACGAGAACCCGGGAACGATCAGCCTCGCTCCCGTCATCGACGGCGAGTTCCTGCCCCACCGGCCGCTCGATGCGTTCCGCGACGGGCTCGCGCACCGGGTGCCCCTCATCATCGGCACGAACGATCGCGAGGGATCGCTCTTCGAAGGGCGCATCGACATCCTGCCGACGACGAAGCCGCGCATCCGCGCCATCTTCGCGAACACCCGCAAGCGCGCGCGGAAGGTGATCAAGCGTCAGTACCCCGGCCTGCCCGAGCGCCGCCCTGCGGCCGACTTCGCCGGCGACTTCACCTTCTGGTTTCCCACCGTGAAGGTCGCCGAACGCCACTCGAGGTACGCGCCCGTCTACGCCTACCGCTTCGACGCGGCCCCGCGCACCGCCCGCATGCTCGGCCTCGACGCCACGCACGGGCTCGAGCTCTTCGCCCTGTTCGAGAAGTTCGACACCCCGGTCGGCGTCGGCCTCACGATACTCGGCGGTCGCCGGATGTTCCGCTCGGTCGGGCGACGGATGCAGCGGCACTGGGTGCTGTTCGCGGCATCCGGTGCACCCGGCCCCGAGTGGCCGCGATACGACGACGGGGGCCGGCGCACCCTCCTCTTCGACCGGGTCGACCGAGTCGTCGCCGACCCGCGCCGTGAGAAGCGGCTCGCCTGGCAGGAGTTCGTGCCGCACGTGTGA
- a CDS encoding nitroreductase family deazaflavin-dependent oxidoreductase → MPLEGEYEPSTSDWARKQAEAFEASNGETSNTLRGMPIIVLTTLGAKSGKLRKTALMRVEHDGEYAAVASLGGAPKHPVWYWNVKKHPHVELQDGTEKHDYEARELEGDERRIWWERAVEAYPPYADYQTKTDRLIPVFLLTRVVL, encoded by the coding sequence ATGCCGTTGGAAGGCGAGTACGAGCCAAGCACGTCGGACTGGGCGCGCAAGCAGGCCGAGGCATTCGAGGCGTCGAACGGCGAAACGTCGAACACCCTTAGGGGCATGCCGATCATCGTGCTCACGACGCTCGGCGCGAAGTCGGGCAAGCTCCGCAAGACCGCGCTCATGCGGGTCGAGCACGACGGCGAGTACGCGGCCGTCGCCTCGCTCGGCGGGGCGCCGAAGCATCCGGTCTGGTATTGGAACGTGAAGAAGCACCCGCACGTCGAACTGCAGGACGGCACGGAGAAGCACGACTACGAGGCGCGCGAACTCGAGGGCGACGAGCGGCGGATCTGGTGGGAACGGGCCGTCGAGGCCTACCCGCCATACGCCGACTACCAGACGAAGACCGACCGGCTGATCCCCGTCTTCCTCCTCACCCGCGTCGTGCTCTGA
- a CDS encoding ATP-dependent Clp protease ATP-binding subunit, with protein MPVANMQGAPNSQEEQKSALEQYGVNLTEIAEAGKLDPVIGRDAEIRRVSQVLTRRTKNNPVLIGEPGVGKTAVVEGLAQRIVAGDVAESLKGKQLISLDISALVAGAMYRGQFEERLKAVLKEIDEAEGEIITFVDELHLLMGAGGGEGSVAASNMLKPMLARGELRLIGATTLNEYREYIEKDAALERRFQQVYVGEPSVEDTVAILRGLKGRYEAHHGVTISDAALVASASLSNRYISSRQLPDKAIDLVDEAMSRLKMEIDSSPVEIDQLKRQVDRMKLEELALKKEKDDASKERLAKLRETLREQERELAALEARWARERMGLNRVGELKKKLDEAVTERDRAMREADYARASKLEYETIAQLQRDLAAAEQAEEAPDEPRMVNEQVTEEDIAQVIAAWTGIPVGRLLQGETEKLLHLEQELGKRLIGQKRAVAAVADSVRRSRAGISDPNRPTGSFLFLGPTGVGKTELAKALAEFLFDDEHAMVRIDMSEYGEKFSVSRLVGAPPGYVGYDQGGQLTEAVRRRPYSVILFDEVEKAHPEVFDVLLQVLDDGRLTDGQGRTVDFRNTILILTSNLGSQYLIDPGLSWNEKEQAVLQTVRQSFKPEFVNRLDDIVVFSALSEQELGEIVNLYIDRLSARLHERRLQLGVTPDARAWLAERGYDPLYGARPLRRLMQHEIDDRLARALLTGDVRDGDAVVVAIADDGESLTITRADVPLVDAGRSVPVDDEVIDAELLDE; from the coding sequence ATGCCTGTGGCAAACATGCAGGGCGCGCCGAACTCGCAAGAAGAGCAGAAATCGGCGCTCGAACAGTACGGTGTCAACCTCACCGAGATCGCGGAAGCGGGAAAGCTCGACCCGGTCATCGGGCGTGATGCCGAGATCCGCCGCGTCAGCCAGGTGCTCACGCGGCGCACGAAGAACAACCCGGTGCTGATCGGCGAACCGGGCGTCGGCAAGACCGCCGTCGTCGAAGGACTCGCCCAGCGCATCGTCGCGGGCGACGTCGCCGAGTCGCTCAAGGGCAAGCAACTCATCTCGCTCGACATCTCCGCACTCGTCGCGGGGGCGATGTACCGCGGCCAGTTCGAGGAGCGGCTGAAGGCCGTGCTCAAGGAGATCGACGAGGCCGAGGGCGAGATCATCACCTTCGTCGACGAGCTGCACCTGCTCATGGGCGCAGGCGGCGGCGAGGGATCCGTCGCGGCGTCGAACATGCTGAAGCCCATGCTCGCCCGCGGCGAACTGCGGCTCATCGGCGCGACGACCCTCAACGAGTACCGCGAGTACATCGAGAAGGATGCCGCGCTCGAACGACGATTCCAGCAGGTCTACGTCGGCGAGCCGAGCGTCGAAGACACCGTGGCGATCCTGCGCGGGCTCAAGGGCCGGTACGAAGCGCACCACGGGGTCACGATCTCCGATGCCGCGCTCGTGGCCTCGGCATCCCTGTCGAATCGGTACATCTCGTCGCGGCAACTGCCCGACAAGGCGATCGACCTCGTCGACGAGGCCATGTCGCGCCTCAAGATGGAGATCGATTCGAGTCCCGTCGAGATCGACCAGCTGAAGCGCCAGGTCGACCGGATGAAGCTCGAGGAGCTCGCCCTCAAGAAGGAGAAGGACGACGCCTCGAAGGAGCGACTCGCGAAGCTTCGCGAGACCCTGCGCGAACAGGAGCGCGAGCTCGCGGCCCTCGAAGCGCGCTGGGCGCGCGAGCGCATGGGCCTGAACCGCGTCGGCGAGCTGAAGAAGAAGCTCGATGAAGCCGTCACCGAGCGCGACCGCGCCATGCGCGAGGCCGACTACGCGAGGGCCTCGAAGCTCGAGTACGAGACGATCGCCCAGTTGCAGCGCGACCTCGCGGCCGCCGAGCAGGCCGAAGAGGCTCCCGACGAGCCGCGCATGGTCAACGAGCAGGTCACCGAGGAGGACATCGCACAGGTGATCGCCGCCTGGACCGGCATCCCCGTCGGCCGCCTGCTGCAGGGCGAGACCGAGAAGCTGCTGCACCTCGAGCAGGAACTCGGCAAGCGCCTCATCGGGCAGAAGCGGGCCGTCGCGGCGGTCGCCGATTCGGTGCGCCGCTCGCGGGCCGGCATCAGCGACCCCAACCGGCCGACGGGATCCTTCCTGTTCCTCGGCCCGACCGGCGTCGGCAAGACCGAACTCGCCAAGGCGCTCGCCGAGTTCCTCTTCGACGACGAGCACGCCATGGTGCGCATCGACATGTCGGAGTACGGCGAGAAGTTCTCGGTCTCGCGCCTCGTCGGCGCCCCTCCGGGGTATGTCGGCTACGACCAGGGCGGCCAGCTCACCGAGGCCGTGCGGCGACGCCCGTACTCGGTGATCCTCTTCGACGAGGTCGAGAAGGCGCACCCCGAGGTCTTCGACGTGCTGCTGCAGGTGCTCGACGACGGGCGCCTCACCGACGGTCAGGGTCGCACGGTCGATTTCCGGAACACGATCCTGATCCTCACCTCGAACCTCGGCTCGCAGTACCTGATCGACCCCGGCCTCAGCTGGAACGAGAAGGAGCAGGCGGTGCTGCAGACCGTGCGGCAGTCGTTCAAGCCCGAGTTCGTCAACCGGCTCGACGACATCGTCGTGTTCTCCGCGCTCAGCGAGCAGGAGCTCGGCGAGATCGTCAACCTCTACATCGACCGGCTCTCGGCGCGGCTGCACGAGCGGCGACTGCAGCTCGGGGTGACGCCCGACGCCCGGGCGTGGCTCGCCGAGCGCGGCTACGACCCGCTGTACGGGGCGCGGCCGCTGCGCCGCCTCATGCAGCACGAGATCGACGACCGGCTCGCCCGCGCACTGCTCACGGGCGACGTGCGCGACGGCGACGCCGTCGTGGTCGCGATCGCCGACGACGGCGAGTCGCTCACGATCACCCGTGCCGACGTTCCGCTCGTGGACGCGGGGCGATCCGTGCCCGTCGACGACGAGGTGATCGACGCCGAGCTGCTCGACGAGTAG
- a CDS encoding LLM class flavin-dependent oxidoreductase: MQRFGTLSFGHYGPLGGGRELSAADSMLQAIDLAQGMDELGVNGAYFRVHHFARQQASPMPLLAAIAARTRHLEVGTGVVDMRYESPLHLAEEAAAVDLISGGRLALGVSRGSPETVVRGYEAFGYTGSEDPRGADIARAHFERFLQAVEGEGIAEPDASSPFGGGASGQQRIEPYSPGLRSRIWWGAGNSDSAAWAGRRGVNLMSSTLLTEDRGIPFDELQAQQIETFRAAWREAGHPGKPRTSVSRSIFPITTAEDELYFGGRQDGDGVGYIDGMLSTFGKTYAGTPDKLVEQLQRDAAIRSADTLMLTIPSQLGVEFNLRLVSAFAEHVAPSLGWEPTRS, encoded by the coding sequence GTGCAACGATTCGGAACGCTCTCATTCGGACACTACGGTCCGCTCGGCGGTGGCCGTGAGCTCTCCGCCGCCGACTCGATGCTGCAGGCGATCGACCTCGCCCAGGGCATGGACGAGCTCGGCGTCAACGGCGCGTACTTCCGCGTGCACCACTTCGCCCGCCAGCAGGCGTCGCCGATGCCGTTGCTCGCGGCGATCGCGGCACGCACCCGGCACCTCGAGGTCGGCACGGGCGTCGTCGACATGCGGTACGAGAGCCCGCTGCACCTCGCCGAGGAGGCGGCGGCGGTCGACCTCATCTCGGGCGGCCGACTCGCGCTCGGCGTCAGCCGCGGCTCACCCGAGACGGTCGTGCGCGGCTACGAGGCCTTCGGATACACCGGCTCGGAAGACCCGCGCGGCGCCGACATCGCCCGCGCGCACTTCGAGCGGTTCCTGCAGGCGGTCGAAGGCGAGGGCATCGCCGAACCGGATGCCTCGTCGCCGTTCGGCGGCGGCGCGAGCGGCCAGCAGCGCATCGAGCCGTACTCGCCCGGTCTGCGTTCGCGCATCTGGTGGGGCGCCGGCAACAGCGACTCGGCCGCATGGGCCGGGCGTCGGGGCGTGAACCTCATGTCGTCGACCCTGCTCACCGAAGACCGCGGCATTCCCTTCGACGAGCTGCAGGCGCAGCAGATCGAGACGTTCCGCGCCGCCTGGCGCGAGGCCGGCCACCCCGGCAAGCCTCGCACCTCGGTGAGCCGTTCGATCTTCCCGATCACCACCGCCGAAGACGAGCTCTACTTCGGCGGCCGCCAGGACGGCGACGGCGTGGGCTACATCGACGGCATGCTCTCGACGTTCGGCAAGACCTACGCGGGCACGCCCGACAAGCTCGTCGAGCAGTTGCAGCGCGACGCGGCGATCCGCTCCGCCGACACGCTCATGCTCACGATCCCGAGCCAGCTCGGCGTCGAATTCAACCTGCGACTCGTCTCGGCCTTCGCCGAGCACGTCGCGCCGAGCCTCGGCTGGGAGCCCACCCGCAGCTGA
- a CDS encoding methyltransferase domain-containing protein — protein MGMRSLRARDADAREHMDGPGADPVMLEKTYERFRLVNAVVSGERAVYRRWVRPRLSPVWGTRLLDIGSGSADLPRRLLRWADDDGLRLEITAIDPDARAMRWASAQPPTPGLTLRRAVSGELVDAGEHFDLVLSNHVLHHLDGHELGALLRDSELLLGPGGLAVHGDIERTRLGYAGFWLGTLPFAGNLLAGSYIRPDGLTSIRRSHTAAELARVLPEGWAVRRAFPSRLELVWGADA, from the coding sequence ATGGGGATGAGGTCGTTGCGTGCGCGCGACGCCGACGCGCGGGAGCACATGGACGGGCCCGGCGCCGACCCCGTGATGCTCGAGAAGACCTACGAGCGGTTCCGACTGGTGAACGCCGTGGTCTCGGGGGAGCGGGCGGTGTACCGGCGCTGGGTGCGCCCGCGGCTCTCGCCGGTGTGGGGCACGCGGTTGCTCGACATCGGCTCGGGCAGTGCCGATCTGCCGCGACGACTGCTGCGGTGGGCCGATGACGACGGGCTGCGGCTCGAGATCACCGCGATCGACCCCGATGCGCGGGCGATGCGGTGGGCCTCGGCTCAGCCGCCGACGCCCGGGCTCACGCTGCGACGTGCCGTGAGCGGCGAGCTCGTCGACGCCGGTGAGCACTTCGACCTCGTGCTGTCGAACCACGTGCTGCATCACCTCGACGGCCACGAGTTGGGCGCCCTGCTGCGAGACAGCGAGCTGCTGCTCGGCCCCGGGGGGCTCGCGGTGCACGGGGACATCGAGCGCACCCGGCTCGGGTACGCAGGATTCTGGCTCGGCACGCTGCCGTTCGCCGGCAACCTGCTCGCGGGCTCGTACATCCGCCCCGACGGGCTGACGTCGATCCGCCGCAGCCACACCGCCGCCGAGCTCGCCCGGGTGCTGCCCGAGGGCTGGGCCGTGCGGCGGGCGTTCCCGTCGCGGCTCGAGCTCGTATGGGGCGCGGATGCCTGA
- a CDS encoding aromatic ring-opening dioxygenase LigA, which yields MSAANGDEIGEVVLSHGQRQGIRVIGLAGVVGGIVMIVVAIIVWIAVSAQLRAENITIPDDAPFFAGKVVDGPIDAFIQAGVINMHALESSDGKTYAELDRDDPVRQTVMTASFLRASLFTSVVSFGVALFAAGVGVVFILFGWALRMIVPSPARVSTRATG from the coding sequence ATGTCTGCAGCGAACGGAGACGAGATCGGCGAGGTCGTGCTGAGCCACGGCCAGCGACAGGGGATCCGAGTCATCGGACTCGCCGGCGTCGTCGGCGGAATCGTGATGATCGTCGTGGCGATCATCGTCTGGATCGCGGTGTCGGCGCAGCTCCGCGCCGAGAACATCACGATCCCCGACGATGCGCCGTTCTTCGCGGGCAAGGTCGTCGACGGGCCGATCGACGCGTTCATCCAGGCGGGGGTGATCAACATGCACGCGCTCGAGTCGAGCGACGGCAAGACCTACGCCGAACTCGACCGTGACGACCCGGTGCGGCAGACCGTGATGACGGCGTCGTTCCTGCGGGCGTCGCTGTTCACCTCGGTCGTGTCGTTCGGCGTCGCCCTCTTCGCGGCGGGGGTCGGCGTGGTCTTCATCCTCTTCGGGTGGGCGCTGCGCATGATCGTGCCCTCGCCGGCGCGCGTGTCGACGCGCGCCACGGGCTGA
- a CDS encoding FAD-dependent oxidoreductase, with the protein MPEASAGRMHDVVIVGGGPVGLLLACLLAERGRDVVVLERRTERSGRSRAIGIHPPGLRALARVGLAADVRAGAVEIRDGRVMCDGRVLGAMSFSGAGSVWSLPQLATEALLERRLAELAPGALERGVAVGGLRDRGTHIEVMADRGGETTTVPARYVVGADGVRSDIRSLAGIGWNAWPGRAHYVMGDTRDDTGEPATALLHFEPAGVVESFPMPGAQRRWVAWVRRPPARLDAHVLATIVASRTGAGFDLASASTPSAFEARQHLAERMSLGRVALVGDAAHEVSPIGGQGMNLGWLDALSLDRELAAALDAGAPLEAFTRYERTRRSAAARAMRQAAFNMAMGAPAAGLRLRLRNAAVRALAVPPLRAVLAQAFTMRWL; encoded by the coding sequence ATGCCTGAGGCATCCGCCGGCCGCATGCACGACGTCGTCATCGTCGGCGGCGGGCCGGTCGGGCTCCTGCTCGCGTGCCTGCTCGCCGAGCGGGGCCGCGACGTCGTCGTGCTCGAGCGCCGTACCGAGCGATCGGGACGATCGCGTGCGATCGGCATCCACCCGCCGGGGCTGCGCGCGCTCGCCCGCGTCGGCCTCGCGGCCGACGTGCGGGCGGGGGCCGTCGAGATCCGCGACGGCCGGGTCATGTGCGACGGGCGCGTGCTCGGGGCGATGTCGTTCAGCGGCGCCGGATCGGTGTGGTCGCTGCCGCAGCTCGCGACCGAGGCACTGCTCGAGCGGCGGCTCGCCGAGCTCGCGCCGGGGGCGCTCGAGCGCGGGGTGGCGGTCGGCGGCCTCCGTGACCGCGGCACGCACATCGAGGTCATGGCCGACCGAGGCGGCGAGACGACCACGGTGCCGGCCCGGTACGTGGTCGGGGCCGACGGCGTGCGCAGCGACATCCGGAGTCTCGCCGGAATCGGCTGGAACGCCTGGCCCGGGCGCGCGCACTACGTGATGGGCGACACCCGCGACGACACCGGTGAGCCCGCGACCGCTCTGCTGCACTTCGAGCCGGCCGGCGTGGTCGAGTCGTTCCCGATGCCGGGGGCGCAGCGCCGATGGGTCGCGTGGGTGCGCCGGCCGCCGGCGCGACTCGATGCACATGTGCTCGCAACCATCGTCGCGAGTCGCACGGGCGCCGGTTTCGACCTCGCCTCGGCGTCGACGCCGAGCGCCTTCGAGGCCAGGCAGCACCTGGCCGAGCGGATGTCGCTCGGACGCGTCGCACTCGTCGGCGACGCGGCCCACGAGGTGAGCCCGATCGGCGGTCAGGGCATGAACCTCGGCTGGCTCGACGCTCTCTCCCTCGATCGCGAGCTGGCCGCGGCGCTCGACGCCGGTGCGCCGCTCGAGGCGTTCACCCGCTACGAGCGCACTCGTCGAAGCGCAGCCGCCCGTGCCATGCGGCAGGCCGCGTTCAACATGGCGATGGGAGCCCCCGCCGCCGGCCTGCGACTGCGGCTGCGCAACGCGGCCGTGCGTGCCCTCGCCGTGCCGCCGCTGCGCGCCGTGCTGGCGCAGGCGTTCACCATGCGCTGGCTGTAG
- a CDS encoding helicase associated domain-containing protein has protein sequence MLAPHPGATDTVSRRRDASAAPDVRERFAAAPTAYADDLDWERAALAVVDSAVRDGRLPSSGAGTDPEERRRARWLRHQRELSRSGALRRWRSEWLDLHLPGWQRPLDGRWHARAVGVATHRVEHGTLPSMNAVDEQTRRLGNWLHAQRRLHRAGELDPLRGVWLDLNLPGWHDPTAESWYANAENCALLVADTERFPSASADDAAERRLAIWLRTQRAAAKGDRLGYDRRQWLDEAIPGWNRSHESAWYGAAEQLVAFRQSAQRMPRTRSAADPAERRLGVWLARQRSRQAAGRLPVEYGRWLDERVPCWRARASEQWSGHLECTVAFASENGRLPARSRLSGERERELAIWLGNQRTAARRGCLSADRRRQLDDALPGWPSARGTAWSATAEALARYHRAHGRLPGLAEADAEPRRLALWLSRQRAAANAGSLPLERERWLRQHVPGWRIHHLSAWLTTAERVACFRGTHGRLPTRRNSAPPLERELGVWLNNQRTAARSAQLAPERRHWLDEQLPGWDDPRFAAWTVNARAVAHYREASGYLPHGRASDRLARRLGSWLDTQRSALRAGALDQRKAEWLDRHLGGWAAAETVGPPSAVPRDDRFSAPRRSADEGRRRATG, from the coding sequence ATGCTCGCACCCCATCCCGGAGCAACCGACACCGTCTCCCGACGTCGAGACGCCAGTGCCGCTCCGGATGTGCGCGAGCGGTTCGCCGCGGCTCCGACGGCGTACGCCGACGACCTCGACTGGGAACGGGCGGCACTCGCCGTCGTCGATTCCGCGGTGCGCGACGGGCGGCTCCCGTCGTCGGGCGCTGGTACCGACCCCGAAGAACGCCGCCGCGCCCGGTGGCTGCGGCACCAGCGGGAGCTCTCGCGTTCGGGGGCCCTCCGGCGGTGGCGGTCGGAATGGCTCGACCTGCACCTGCCCGGCTGGCAGCGTCCGCTCGACGGACGCTGGCATGCTCGGGCGGTCGGCGTCGCGACCCATCGGGTCGAGCACGGCACGCTGCCGTCGATGAACGCGGTCGATGAGCAGACCCGCCGCCTCGGCAACTGGCTCCACGCGCAGCGGCGCCTGCACCGTGCGGGCGAACTCGACCCGCTGCGCGGCGTGTGGCTCGATCTCAACCTGCCGGGGTGGCACGACCCGACAGCCGAATCCTGGTATGCGAACGCCGAGAACTGCGCGCTGCTCGTCGCCGACACCGAACGATTCCCCTCGGCGAGCGCCGACGACGCCGCCGAGCGTCGGCTGGCGATCTGGCTTCGAACCCAGCGCGCGGCCGCCAAGGGCGATCGACTCGGCTACGACCGGCGCCAGTGGCTCGACGAAGCGATCCCGGGCTGGAACCGCTCGCACGAATCGGCGTGGTACGGCGCGGCCGAGCAGCTCGTCGCCTTCCGGCAGTCGGCGCAGCGGATGCCTCGCACGCGATCTGCGGCCGACCCTGCGGAGCGCCGCCTCGGGGTCTGGCTCGCTCGACAGCGGTCACGGCAGGCGGCCGGAAGGCTCCCCGTCGAGTACGGGCGCTGGCTCGACGAACGAGTGCCGTGCTGGCGGGCGCGGGCCTCCGAGCAGTGGTCGGGCCACCTCGAGTGCACGGTCGCCTTCGCGTCGGAGAATGGCCGGCTCCCGGCTCGATCCCGGCTCTCCGGCGAGCGCGAGCGCGAGCTGGCGATCTGGCTCGGCAACCAGCGCACAGCGGCTCGCCGGGGCTGTCTCTCAGCCGATCGACGGCGGCAACTGGATGACGCCCTGCCGGGATGGCCGAGCGCCCGAGGCACGGCGTGGAGCGCGACCGCCGAAGCTCTCGCGCGGTATCACCGAGCGCACGGCCGGCTCCCCGGTCTCGCTGAGGCCGACGCGGAGCCACGCCGCCTCGCCCTCTGGCTGAGCCGGCAGCGCGCCGCGGCGAACGCGGGCTCGCTGCCGCTCGAGCGCGAACGCTGGCTGCGCCAGCACGTGCCCGGATGGCGCATCCACCACTTGAGCGCATGGCTCACGACCGCCGAGCGCGTCGCCTGCTTTCGCGGAACGCACGGCCGCCTGCCGACCCGGCGCAACTCGGCACCGCCGCTCGAGCGCGAACTCGGTGTCTGGCTCAACAATCAGCGCACGGCGGCCCGGTCGGCGCAGCTCGCCCCCGAGCGCCGGCACTGGCTCGACGAGCAGCTCCCGGGATGGGACGACCCCCGGTTCGCCGCGTGGACCGTGAACGCCCGCGCCGTCGCGCACTACCGCGAGGCGAGCGGATACCTTCCGCACGGGCGCGCGAGCGACCGGCTCGCGCGCCGGCTCGGATCATGGCTCGACACGCAGCGGTCGGCTCTCCGCGCCGGCGCGCTGGACCAGCGCAAGGCGGAGTGGCTCGACCGCCACCTCGGCGGATGGGCCGCGGCCGAGACCGTGGGGCCGCCGTCCGCGGTGCCGCGTGACGACCGGTTCAGTGCGCCGCGGCGGTCTGCCGACGAAGGTCGTCGTCGAGCAACCGGGTGA